One segment of Trichlorobacter ammonificans DNA contains the following:
- the rseP gene encoding RIP metalloprotease RseP — translation MIVVSFIVVLGILIFVHELGHFLVAKWLGVKVEKFSLGFGPKLFGRTIGETEYLISAFPLGGYVKMYGEGGFSEAELVEQTSTETAETAAEPVEPPQPIDEARSFSHKPVWARMAIVLAGPAFNMLFAWLLLITLYLVGMPIMKATIGEVFKDKPAAVAGMQKGDRITAVDGHPVVQWEDFSSRMATVRGEVTLSIVRNDHPLTITLVPQAGESKNLFGETVQKPIIGVSPSYEFATERFGLLDAVRMGNAKAVEVTKLTVLSMVKLFQGVVPLKTVGGPLMIADMADKAAKTGGATFFMLLAVVSINLGILNLLPIPILDGGHLLFYTIEAVIRRPVPQKVREYAQQAGMLLLICLMVLAFYNDIVRYFFSKG, via the coding sequence ATGATCGTGGTCAGCTTCATTGTCGTCCTGGGCATCCTGATCTTCGTCCACGAGCTGGGACACTTCCTGGTGGCCAAGTGGCTGGGGGTCAAGGTGGAGAAATTCTCCCTCGGCTTCGGTCCCAAACTGTTCGGCCGCACCATCGGCGAAACGGAATACCTGATCTCCGCCTTTCCCCTGGGGGGCTACGTCAAGATGTACGGCGAGGGGGGCTTCAGTGAAGCGGAGCTGGTGGAACAGACTTCGACGGAAACCGCTGAAACGGCAGCCGAGCCGGTCGAGCCTCCCCAGCCCATCGACGAGGCCCGTTCCTTCTCCCACAAGCCGGTCTGGGCACGGATGGCCATTGTGCTGGCCGGCCCCGCCTTTAACATGCTGTTTGCCTGGCTGCTGTTGATCACCCTTTATCTGGTGGGGATGCCGATCATGAAGGCAACCATCGGCGAGGTGTTCAAGGACAAGCCGGCCGCCGTGGCCGGCATGCAGAAAGGCGACCGGATCACCGCCGTCGACGGCCATCCGGTGGTACAGTGGGAAGACTTCTCCTCGCGCATGGCAACGGTCCGCGGCGAGGTAACCCTCTCCATCGTCCGGAACGACCACCCCCTGACCATCACCTTGGTACCGCAGGCAGGGGAGTCGAAAAACCTCTTCGGTGAAACCGTCCAAAAGCCGATCATCGGCGTCTCTCCGTCCTACGAATTCGCCACGGAGCGGTTCGGACTGCTGGATGCCGTCAGAATGGGCAACGCCAAAGCCGTGGAAGTGACCAAGCTCACCGTGCTCTCCATGGTCAAGCTGTTCCAGGGGGTGGTACCGCTCAAAACCGTGGGCGGGCCGCTGATGATCGCCGACATGGCCGATAAGGCGGCCAAAACCGGCGGTGCCACCTTCTTCATGCTGCTGGCCGTGGTCTCCATCAACCTGGGGATTCTCAACCTGCTGCCGATCCCGATTCTGGACGGCGGCCACCTGCTGTTCTACACCATAGAAGCGGTCATTCGCCGACCGGTGCCCCAGAAGGTGCGGGAATACGCCCAGCAGGCCGGCATGCTGCTCTTGATCTGCCTGATGGTGCTGGCCTTCTATAACGACATTGTCCGGTACTTTTTCAGCAAAGGCTGA
- a CDS encoding isoprenyl transferase → MTELDPTKLPRHLAIIMDGNGRWAEQRMLRRIVGHQRGVETVRMVVEQASRLGIGYLTLFAFSSENWSRPKTEVRALMTLLQKYIRIETGRMMKNNIRFNVIGNRNDLPREVNQILDEALQQTARNTGMVLTLALSYGGRQEIVRAAVRLAEEVRTGGLAPERITEELFARHLDTVGLPDPDLLIRTSGEMRISNFLLWQLAYAELYFTDINWPDLTIDQLYRALADYQARERRFGKTSAQLIGRN, encoded by the coding sequence ATGACCGAGCTGGACCCGACAAAGCTCCCCCGCCATCTGGCGATCATCATGGACGGCAACGGCCGCTGGGCCGAACAGCGGATGCTGCGCCGCATCGTCGGGCATCAGCGGGGGGTGGAGACGGTACGGATGGTGGTTGAGCAGGCCTCCCGCCTGGGAATCGGCTACCTCACCCTGTTCGCCTTCTCCTCGGAAAACTGGTCCCGTCCCAAGACCGAAGTACGGGCCCTGATGACGCTCCTGCAGAAGTACATCCGTATTGAAACCGGCCGGATGATGAAGAACAACATCCGTTTCAACGTCATCGGCAACCGTAACGACCTGCCCCGGGAAGTCAACCAGATCCTGGATGAAGCCCTGCAGCAGACCGCCCGCAACACCGGCATGGTGCTGACCCTGGCCCTGTCCTACGGCGGCCGCCAGGAAATCGTCCGGGCAGCGGTACGGCTGGCCGAGGAGGTGCGTACCGGTGGCCTTGCGCCGGAACGGATCACGGAGGAGCTGTTCGCCCGTCACCTGGACACGGTGGGGCTGCCTGACCCGGACCTGCTGATCCGGACCAGCGGCGAGATGCGGATCAGCAACTTCCTGCTCTGGCAACTGGCCTATGCCGAGTTGTACTTCACCGACATCAACTGGCCCGACCTGACCATCGATCAGTTGTACCGTGCCCTGGCCGACTACCAGGCTCGCGAGCGCCGCTTCGGCAAGACCAGCGCCCAACTGATCGGGAGGAACTGA
- the frr gene encoding ribosome recycling factor: protein MPKTVIADMKSHMEKTVEDLRKEYQKIRTGRASTALLDDVRVDYYGNPSPLSQVATLSVPEPRTITISPWEAKMIGPIEKAILNANLGLTPGNDGKLIRLTLPPLTEERRKEIVKGLRKMDEDHKVAVRNIRRKAIDDLKKLEKDKAITEDDLKKYEKEVQTLTDSSIAKLDEILQHKEKEVMEV from the coding sequence ATGCCGAAAACCGTAATCGCCGACATGAAGTCCCATATGGAAAAAACCGTGGAGGACTTGCGCAAGGAATACCAGAAGATCCGAACCGGGCGGGCCAGCACCGCACTTCTGGACGATGTGCGGGTCGACTACTACGGCAACCCCTCCCCCCTCTCCCAGGTGGCCACCCTGTCGGTACCGGAACCGCGCACCATCACCATTTCCCCGTGGGAAGCCAAGATGATCGGCCCCATTGAGAAGGCGATCCTGAACGCCAACCTGGGGCTGACCCCCGGCAACGACGGCAAGTTGATCCGCCTGACCCTGCCGCCGCTGACCGAAGAGCGGCGCAAGGAAATCGTCAAGGGGCTCAGGAAAATGGACGAGGATCACAAGGTGGCGGTACGCAACATCCGGCGCAAGGCGATTGACGACCTGAAAAAGCTGGAGAAGGACAAGGCGATCACCGAGGACGACCTGAAAAAGTACGAAAAGGAAGTCCAGACCCTGACCGACTCCTCCATCGCCAAACTGGACGAGATACTGCAGCACAAGGAAAAAGAGGTCATGGAAGTCTGA
- the tsf gene encoding translation elongation factor Ts — protein sequence MAITAAQINELRKATGAGMLDCKKALEEVGGDMEQAIDYLRKKGLAAASKKAGRAATEGMVATAVSGNAGVLVEINSETDFVAKNDKFQDFVKQVVDHVLAKKPATLDELLAQPFAGDSSKTVQTLLTEAIAVIGENMQIRRFATFTAESGAVGSYIHAGGKIGVLVEACCDNAAAAQDERLATFLKDVAMHIAAASPLYVQRSEVPADVLEREKEIYRDKARQTGKPENIIEKIIEGQVNKFYGDICLLEQAYVKDPDKSVQQYLAETAKALGGTVTLKQFAKFVLGEGLEKKETDFAAEVAAVAGQ from the coding sequence ATGGCAATCACTGCTGCACAGATCAACGAACTGAGAAAAGCCACCGGCGCCGGCATGCTGGACTGCAAAAAAGCCCTGGAAGAAGTTGGCGGCGACATGGAGCAGGCCATTGACTACCTGCGTAAGAAAGGCCTTGCCGCCGCTTCCAAGAAAGCCGGCCGGGCCGCCACCGAAGGAATGGTTGCCACTGCTGTCAGCGGCAATGCCGGTGTGCTGGTGGAGATCAACAGCGAAACCGACTTCGTGGCCAAGAACGACAAATTTCAGGACTTCGTCAAGCAGGTGGTCGACCATGTGCTGGCGAAGAAGCCGGCAACCCTCGACGAACTGCTGGCCCAGCCCTTTGCCGGGGACAGCAGCAAGACCGTCCAGACTCTGCTGACCGAAGCCATTGCCGTCATCGGCGAAAACATGCAGATCCGTCGCTTCGCCACCTTCACCGCCGAGTCCGGTGCCGTTGGTTCCTACATCCACGCCGGCGGCAAAATCGGCGTACTGGTTGAGGCCTGCTGCGATAACGCCGCTGCCGCCCAGGACGAGCGGTTGGCCACCTTCCTGAAGGATGTGGCCATGCATATCGCTGCCGCCTCCCCGCTCTACGTTCAGCGCTCCGAAGTGCCCGCGGACGTCCTGGAGCGGGAGAAGGAGATTTACCGCGACAAAGCCCGCCAGACCGGCAAGCCGGAAAATATCATCGAAAAGATTATCGAAGGCCAGGTCAACAAGTTCTACGGCGATATCTGTCTGCTGGAGCAGGCCTACGTCAAGGACCCGGACAAGTCGGTGCAGCAGTACCTGGCGGAAACCGCCAAGGCGCTGGGCGGTACCGTTACCCTGAAACAGTTTGCCAAGTTCGTACTGGGTGAGGGACTTGAAAAGAAGGAAACGGACTTTGCCGCCGAGGTGGCGGCGGTGGCCGGTCAGTAA
- a CDS encoding 1-deoxy-D-xylulose-5-phosphate reductoisomerase, with amino-acid sequence MKQIAILGSTGSIGVSTLDIVAAHPDKFRVTAMTAGRNLELFADQIRQFRPDIAAVADEKDIPRLRELLAGHPVTFTGGIDGLCAAATAPGVEMVVAAIVGAAGLVPTAAAIRAGKDIALANKEILVTAGHLFMELVARHKVRLYPVDSEHSAVFQSIEGHRSDDIVRIILTASGGPFRETPLEKLEQVTIQDALNHPNWSMGRKITIDSATMMNKGLEVIEARWLFDVPPEKIAVNIHPQSIIHSMVEYIDGCVIAQLGTPDMKAPIAYALSYPERVSTGVPPLDLTELAGLTFFKPDLLRFPCLGLAYRALAEGESMPAVMNAANEVAVEAFLSGRISYLQIARLIERTMDAHRAHRLTSIEEVLAADQWGRRTAADLCGTCATMEASS; translated from the coding sequence ATGAAACAGATCGCCATCCTCGGCTCCACCGGCTCCATCGGAGTCAGCACTCTCGACATCGTCGCCGCCCATCCGGACAAGTTTCGGGTCACCGCCATGACTGCCGGCCGCAACCTTGAGCTGTTCGCCGACCAGATCCGGCAGTTTCGGCCGGACATTGCCGCCGTGGCCGACGAGAAGGACATTCCCCGCCTGCGGGAGCTGCTGGCCGGGCACCCGGTTACCTTCACCGGCGGGATTGACGGGCTCTGCGCAGCCGCCACCGCCCCCGGCGTGGAAATGGTGGTGGCCGCCATCGTGGGGGCCGCCGGACTGGTACCCACGGCTGCCGCCATTCGGGCCGGCAAGGATATCGCCCTGGCCAATAAGGAGATCCTGGTCACCGCCGGTCACCTGTTCATGGAACTGGTGGCCCGGCACAAGGTGCGCCTCTACCCGGTGGACAGCGAACACAGTGCCGTGTTCCAGTCCATCGAGGGGCACCGCAGCGACGATATCGTCCGGATCATCCTGACCGCCTCCGGCGGCCCGTTCCGGGAAACTCCGCTGGAGAAGCTGGAACAGGTCACCATCCAGGACGCCCTGAACCATCCCAACTGGAGCATGGGACGCAAGATCACCATCGACTCGGCCACCATGATGAACAAGGGGCTGGAGGTGATCGAGGCCCGCTGGCTGTTCGACGTGCCCCCGGAAAAGATCGCGGTCAACATCCACCCCCAGAGCATCATCCACTCCATGGTGGAGTACATTGACGGCTGCGTCATCGCCCAGCTGGGCACCCCGGACATGAAGGCGCCCATCGCTTATGCCCTCTCCTACCCGGAGCGGGTCAGCACCGGCGTCCCTCCCCTGGATCTCACCGAACTGGCCGGCCTCACCTTCTTCAAGCCGGACCTGCTCCGCTTCCCCTGCCTGGGGCTCGCCTACCGCGCCCTGGCCGAGGGGGAGAGCATGCCGGCGGTGATGAATGCCGCCAACGAGGTGGCAGTGGAGGCGTTCCTGTCCGGCAGGATCTCCTACCTGCAGATCGCCCGGCTGATCGAGCGGACCATGGATGCCCACCGGGCCCATCGGCTTACCTCCATTGAGGAAGTGCTGGCGGCGGACCAGTGGGGCCGCCGTACCGCCGCCGATCTTTGCGGAACCTGCGCCACTATGGAGGCGTCGTCATGA
- a CDS encoding phosphatidate cytidylyltransferase, with amino-acid sequence MLRLITACVLLPVVILTILKGAPWHFTLLLVLFGAVGLQEFFAMALPERRGELLPFALYGGLAVFTPLLPDGRFVLMTVALFFLLAAFHFLFRLRDVASAGREVALVCTAFLYVPFLLAHLVMIRLLPQGTSWLFLIMLIVMTNDSAAYYIGSAFGKHRLYPAVSPNKSIEGALGGLLGSLCGTLIAKFTFFPQLGIADALITALLVGVAGQVGDLFESLLKRSFGVKDSGSIIPGHGGVLDRLDSILFAAPVTYYYACYLFGRF; translated from the coding sequence ATCCTGCGACTCATTACTGCATGCGTGCTGCTGCCGGTGGTCATCCTGACCATCCTGAAGGGAGCGCCCTGGCACTTTACCCTGCTGCTGGTGCTGTTCGGCGCCGTCGGCCTGCAGGAGTTTTTCGCCATGGCACTGCCGGAACGCAGGGGGGAACTGCTGCCCTTTGCCCTGTACGGCGGCTTGGCCGTGTTCACGCCGCTTTTGCCCGACGGCCGCTTCGTTCTGATGACGGTGGCGCTGTTCTTCCTGCTGGCGGCGTTCCATTTCCTGTTCCGGCTGCGGGATGTCGCCTCGGCCGGCCGGGAGGTGGCGCTGGTCTGCACCGCCTTCCTCTACGTCCCGTTTTTGCTGGCCCACCTGGTGATGATCCGGCTGCTGCCCCAGGGTACCTCCTGGCTGTTCCTGATCATGCTGATCGTCATGACCAACGATTCCGCCGCCTACTACATCGGCAGCGCCTTCGGCAAACACCGCCTCTATCCGGCGGTGAGCCCCAACAAGAGCATCGAAGGGGCACTGGGGGGGCTGCTGGGCAGCCTCTGCGGCACCCTGATCGCCAAATTCACGTTTTTTCCCCAGCTCGGTATCGCCGACGCCCTGATCACCGCCCTGCTGGTGGGAGTCGCCGGCCAGGTGGGCGATCTGTTCGAATCCCTGCTCAAGCGGAGCTTCGGCGTCAAGGATTCGGGCAGCATCATCCCCGGCCACGGCGGTGTGCTGGACCGCCTGGACAGCATCCTTTTCGCCGCGCCGGTCACCTACTACTACGCCTGCTACCTCTTCGGGAGGTTCTGA
- a CDS encoding sensor histidine kinase, whose amino-acid sequence MLIVRPPATRKLSIFTRLMLGNLAVLLMATAVGAYTILQLGRMHALTGRIIQVHNVLIDLNKEMGAALLSQTRYEKKFLLVRDQALYDGYLAARTDFGQYLEQAQTRADSGEVRQALQRIRSLHRRHGELFLEEVRSLKRSGRTPLVRHDREKERLVQETLEELTRLRTLSQQSILQKANELEETGGRTRTVAMLITAIALLLGILLSVAITRSITLPLSRMKRKTEEIARGAFTADLRLTAPPEIESLAAALNVMCRKLEEVERMKSDFYALMSHELRTPLTSIREGTNLFLEGLCGEVTHKQRELLVIIAEESSRLIDLVGSLLDLSKLESGVLAFHFGSVRLPPLIAQVLREVSPLAAAKEIALDSEYDELPALSLDPERILQVMRNLVGNALKFTPPGGTVRIVARSLPGEVRITVSDTGPGIAAEEREIIFEKYRQALPSVAGGNTGTGLGLAIVRHIVQAHGGRVWVESEPGQGSTFIVALPA is encoded by the coding sequence ATGCTCATCGTACGCCCCCCCGCCACCAGGAAACTCTCCATTTTCACCCGGCTGATGCTGGGCAACCTCGCCGTACTGCTCATGGCGACCGCCGTCGGCGCCTACACTATCCTGCAACTGGGCCGGATGCACGCCCTGACCGGCCGCATCATCCAGGTGCATAACGTGCTCATTGACCTCAACAAGGAGATGGGCGCCGCCCTGCTGTCCCAGACCCGGTACGAGAAAAAGTTCCTGCTCGTCCGGGATCAGGCGCTGTATGATGGCTATCTGGCGGCCCGCACGGACTTCGGGCAGTATCTTGAGCAGGCACAGACCCGTGCCGATTCCGGCGAGGTCCGGCAGGCGTTGCAGCGGATACGGTCACTGCATCGGCGTCACGGCGAGCTGTTTCTGGAGGAGGTCAGGTCCCTGAAGCGCAGCGGCCGCACCCCCCTCGTCCGGCATGACCGGGAAAAGGAACGGCTGGTGCAGGAAACCCTGGAGGAGTTGACCCGCCTGCGCACTCTCAGCCAGCAGAGCATCCTCCAGAAGGCGAATGAGCTGGAGGAGACCGGCGGCAGAACCCGTACCGTGGCCATGCTGATCACCGCCATCGCCCTGCTGCTGGGCATTCTGCTCTCCGTTGCCATCACCCGGAGCATCACCCTGCCCCTCTCCCGCATGAAACGAAAAACCGAGGAGATCGCCCGGGGGGCCTTTACCGCCGATCTGCGCCTGACGGCGCCGCCCGAAATTGAGAGCCTGGCCGCTGCGCTCAACGTCATGTGCCGTAAACTTGAAGAAGTAGAACGGATGAAGTCGGATTTCTACGCCCTCATGTCCCACGAGCTGCGCACCCCGCTCACCTCCATCCGGGAGGGAACCAACCTGTTTCTGGAGGGGCTCTGCGGTGAAGTAACGCACAAGCAGCGGGAGCTCCTGGTCATCATCGCCGAGGAAAGCAGCCGCCTGATCGACCTGGTGGGCAGCCTGCTGGACCTTTCCAAACTGGAGTCGGGGGTTCTCGCCTTTCATTTCGGCAGTGTCCGGCTCCCCCCGCTGATCGCGCAGGTACTGCGCGAGGTGAGCCCCCTGGCTGCCGCCAAAGAGATTGCGCTCGACAGCGAATATGACGAGCTGCCCGCTCTGTCCCTCGATCCGGAGAGGATTTTGCAGGTCATGAGAAACCTGGTGGGTAACGCCCTCAAGTTTACCCCGCCGGGGGGAACCGTCCGTATCGTCGCCCGCAGCCTGCCGGGAGAAGTTCGTATAACCGTGAGCGATACGGGACCGGGCATCGCGGCGGAGGAACGGGAGATCATTTTCGAGAAGTACCGCCAGGCGCTGCCGTCGGTAGCGGGCGGCAACACGGGAACCGGCCTGGGACTGGCTATTGTCAGGCATATCGTACAGGCACATGGAGGACGGGTGTGGGTGGAAAGCGAACCGGGACAGGGCAGTACCTTTATCGTGGCATTGCCTGCCTGA
- the pyrH gene encoding UMP kinase, with translation MGRQSYKRVLLKLSGESLAGDQGYGIDPATIGAIATEIRDVVEDGVQLALVIGGGNIFRGLAASSKGMDRASADYMGMLATVINSLAMQDALEKLGVSTRVQSAIAMQEVAEPYIRRRAVRHLEKGRVVIFGAGTGNPYFTTDTAASLRAMEINAQVILKGTKVDGVYSADPKKDPAAVRYTELSYIEVLQQGLQVMDATATSLCMDNNLPIIVFDLTTPGNIKKVIGGEAIGTIVQGDEPCRKP, from the coding sequence ATGGGCCGTCAATCCTATAAACGGGTACTCTTGAAGCTGTCGGGTGAGTCACTGGCCGGCGACCAGGGGTACGGTATTGATCCCGCAACCATAGGCGCCATTGCGACGGAGATCCGCGACGTTGTGGAGGACGGCGTGCAACTCGCCCTGGTGATCGGCGGCGGCAACATCTTCCGCGGCCTGGCCGCCTCTTCCAAGGGGATGGACCGGGCCAGCGCCGATTACATGGGGATGCTGGCCACGGTAATCAACTCACTGGCCATGCAGGATGCCCTGGAAAAACTGGGGGTTTCCACCCGGGTACAGTCCGCCATTGCCATGCAGGAGGTGGCCGAGCCCTACATCCGTCGCCGGGCGGTCCGCCACCTGGAAAAGGGACGGGTGGTCATTTTCGGCGCCGGCACCGGCAACCCCTACTTCACCACCGACACCGCCGCCTCCCTGCGGGCCATGGAGATCAACGCCCAGGTGATCCTGAAGGGGACCAAGGTGGACGGCGTCTACTCCGCCGACCCCAAAAAGGACCCCGCGGCGGTCCGCTACACGGAACTCAGCTACATCGAGGTATTGCAGCAGGGGCTGCAGGTGATGGATGCCACCGCCACCTCGCTCTGCATGGACAACAACCTGCCGATCATCGTCTTTGACCTGACCACTCCCGGCAATATCAAGAAAGTGATCGGCGGCGAAGCCATAGGAACCATCGTACAAGGAGACGAACCATGCCGAAAACCGTAA